The DNA region GATTTATAGCAATTCTGCTTGAAATTTCGAAGGGCATGGAGTACGAGCTGCCCTGCACAGTACATCCATCCACGCCGAGGTGCTAATGCTGTTTTTGGTATGATTTATGGAAACAAAATGGAATGGAATTGCCATATTGAATTGAGATATTTCAATCACCAATTTGTACCATCAAAACCAAGCGTGGCATGAAAGCAGGTGGAATTCTCTTAGAAGCTTGGGAAGTTAGGGAGCTTACTCTCAGCTCAGGCAGTCCCAAATTGCATTTTCTTCTACATCCATATCAGACCATATATGAGTGAGTATTGTGAAATCCCAACAGTAGCACACCATGTTATCATTGTCCTCCCGTAGCTCATAGGCTAGAGTGATTCTGTCGGGTTTGAAGATGTGGTTGAATTCCCTGAATATTTCGTAGTTCCTCAAGTTAGAATTTTCCGAAAGGACAAGGCCTTCTGAATTTGTCTGTCCTTTTGAAAGTATTTCTGTTCTATCAGATAGATCCGGATGACATCtatatgtttgttttattgttGGACAGAAATTGCCAAAGCACAGCCTAACTTCCAAAGCCAGCTGGGCATTCTGCGGGCTCAAGCCTCAGCACACAGTAACTTATTCTCAAGTACGCTCACATTTGGGAGTGATAGAAGGTTGACATCAACATGGAAATCCTTAAACAATCATAGAAGGATAAGTTCTGACATAGGACGGAACAGATTTGTGATCAAGGCAGTTGCCACCCTTGAAGCAAAGCGATTGGCTTTGAGTGAAAATGGTCACGTATACCGCCAGAATTCGCTGGGGGGTACTGATTCAAGTCCATGTGCTACACCAGTCGAGTCTTCAGGTGAAGATTCAGAGGAGCTGGATGAAAGAGAAAAGTTGAGGAGAAGGAGAATTTCTAAGGCTAATAAAGGGAATACTCCATGgaacaaaggaaggaagcacAGTGCTGGTAAGAAGAAGTCATTGATCATTGATTTTGTATTGATCCATTTTCCAGTTAAACTAAGACCTATGAATGTTGTTGGCAGAAACCCTTCAACGAATCAGAGAGAGAACACGGCTTGCAATGCAGAATCCTAAGGTGAAGTCATGTAAGAATAACTTTGACATGTTGTTTCTTGGGAAATGGCAATGGACGCTAATTAGTATAAGAATCGTGAAATAGAAAACTTAGCTTATAGATTTGACAATGCCCGATATAGTTGCTAAATAGCATGTGGAAATGAGCTTAGTGGCTGTATTCCTACTATACATAACGGCCGACTCTCTGGGGTTTTTCTAAACTACACTTCATTTCTTACTTCAATTTTGAATCTTCCTCATAGAAGGATATTCCTTTTGGTTGTTTTACAGATCTTTTCTTTGATACTTTTTAAGATATAACCAGTCATAGTGTTTGAGTATCTAGTCGTTTATTTGTGTTCTTCATTTCATGATTCAACTGAAACTGCAAATCTTATGGCTTTGCAGGTGAAGATGAAGTTAGTTAACATGGGACATGCACAAACGTAAGGATCATTAGCAGACCTGATTTTTCTACTACTGCACCAATTAGTTTGACTCCGATCTCTCAGCATACCTTGTGGAGATTcgattttttttggccaaaaaagaaagacagTGCAGATTTTATTTAATGTGACTTTTTTATTATGTTTCTGCTCTTTTAATAAATCGAAGCTTTGTATGAGTTTTATTATATCTGTGGATGATATATGTAGTTTGTGGTTTTCATGTCCTGACATGACAATGCAGAAAGGAGACGAGACAGAAAATCGGAGCTGGGGTGCGGATGGGGTGGCAAAAGCGCCGGGAAAAGCTGATGGTGCAAGAGAACTGCCACTACGAGTGGCAAAATTTGATTGCGGAAGCTTCCagaagaggttacaccgatgagAGGGAGCTGCAGTGGGATTCATATGATATATTGAATGAGCAGCTTGAGCAGGAATGGTTGGAGAGTgtagaagaaaggaaaggtaTGCGAAACCAGAAGGGTAATAAGAGAGCACCCAAATCACTCGAGCAAAGGAGGAAGATTGCTGAAGCTATTGCTGCGAAATgggcagacccggtaaggatTAGACATCTTTGCAGGCGCTTGGAAAGCATTTGGTTGAATGAACTCTGCATTGTTCAAGGAACATCGAGAAATGGTTAGAAGAGCGAACGTTGAgcatttatcagtttttaAACTAAGAAAAGTTTTTGATCCGTGATATACAATCCAGTCGGCCCAACCACAAAAATTTCTGATTTTGGCAAATGAGGTTCTACTCATAATGCAAATGGATCTTTGCCTCTATCACTGGACTGGTGTCATTCTGTATATTCCCATTGTCATCTCTTACGCACTGATCATGGTTCTCTTATCTGAAAGGCATATCGAGAACGGGTTTGCTCTGGGCTCTCTAAATATCATGGAGTACCAGTTGGGACTGAGAGAAAGCCAAGACGAAAACCCAGTGGTAGCACAGACTCGACGAGACGGATCCCTTCCAAGAGAAAAGCTGCTGACGAAATTCACGCCAAGAGGTGTGATCCTCAGAGCCAAATTCAACGAATGAAATTGAAGAGAAGCAAGACTCCAGTGTACAAGGATCCACTGGCTAGTTCCAAGTTGGAGATGATCAAGAACATCAGAGCGAAAAGAACTGCTGCAGACACCAACAGAACTGAAGCAATTGAACGAGCAAGGTTTGTTAGTGGTCGTGTCTGCTGGCCTTTTTTCTTGCATTGATCCCCAAAAATAAAGTCAAGCAGGTCCATAGGATATACATGACCCTCCTCTTATTGCTAATAAGAAACTATGCATCTGCAGGCTATTGATCGCAGACGCGGAGAAAGCAGCGAAAGCCTTGGAGGTTGCTGCAGTCAGGAGCCCCATTGCCAGAGCTTCACTTGAGGAAACCAAAAAGCTTGTAGCTGAAGCAATCCAATTGATCGAGTCCATTGAGGCGGGAGCCACCTTGTCTGTCAAGACAGCAGCTAACTCATCCATCGAGACGGCATCCATCTCCTCCAACCAGAGCAGATCACTGCCAGAATATCATCCATACACTCTATCTGAACCAACTGACCATATCCCGGAGGAAAGAAAAGTCAATGGGAGTGCAGTTCAACTTGAGACCCCAGAGAAAGGGCGTGATAAATTCAGTTTTGGACACCCACCGAGTTTGAATCAACTCGGTCTCGAGGACAACACGGATCATTCGACGAACGAGGCTGATCAAACAACAGGACCTAACGGCCACAATAACTGCAAGGATGACCCTTGTCCCAGTGGAAGCGAAAGTAACGTTCAGTCCTCAGATGAAGATTTGCCTCCCAAATCGACTGTCACCGTGACAAAGAAATGGGTCCATGGCCGGCTTGTTGCAGTGACGACAGAGTGAACTTTACATGTTCGGAACCATATTCTTTCGTTAGAAGAGAGTTTTAACGGGAAAATTTTTTCGATATAGGACTATTGCTTTGTCGTGTACACTTATTTCCAACGAAGGTGACACTACAGATCGAGGCACATTTTATGCTGACATATTGTTTTATTTGATGGCTTAAAATATTCATATCAAGTATAGGTTAGTATTCAGATCTTACTTATTAGCCCTCAGCACACATCAATATTACTAAAACAACCCATGCTAGTCCCAGAAATTACCTCCACATGGAAACAAGGACCATGCTGACAAGCTCCTTGTACCAAAGAGAAAATGGGACAAATTGATTGGGCGGAAATTATCCCATACTTTAAACAGATCACCGCTTAGGCCCTCCAGGCGGTTGGATCGGTAACCGGCGATGACCCCATGTTGATACAATGGTCATGGGGTGACAAGAGACTGTTCGAGGAGGGGACCGGAgaatttttcttgattttgagGGTGCTTTTGGTCATTTAACAGGAGCGGGAGGGGCAGCATAGCTGCTGATTTTGGAGTCCACAGCTTTCTCTATTTCtaccctcttcttctccttctcttctttcttcttctccatctccttcTCCACTTCATCCTTCTGCAGAAAGATACAACAGAAACACCATAGAAAGCACTGTTAAGACATATCAATCTGTCTCGGCAAAAGACATATCAATCTATCGT from Punica granatum isolate Tunisia-2019 chromosome 3, ASM765513v2, whole genome shotgun sequence includes:
- the LOC116200993 gene encoding uncharacterized protein LOC116200993 isoform X1, producing the protein MPLLEIAKAQPNFQSQLGILRAQASAHSNLFSSTLTFGSDRRLTSTWKSLNNHRRISSDIGRNRFVIKAVATLEAKRLALSENGHVYRQNSLGGTDSSPCATPVESSGEDSEELDEREKLRRRRISKANKGNTPWNKGRKHSAETLQRIRERTRLAMQNPKVKMKLVNMGHAQTKETRQKIGAGVRMGWQKRREKLMVQENCHYEWQNLIAEASRRGYTDERELQWDSYDILNEQLEQEWLESVEERKGMRNQKGNKRAPKSLEQRRKIAEAIAAKWADPAYRERVCSGLSKYHGVPVGTERKPRRKPSGSTDSTRRIPSKRKAADEIHAKRCDPQSQIQRMKLKRSKTPVYKDPLASSKLEMIKNIRAKRTAADTNRTEAIERARLLIADAEKAAKALEVAAVRSPIARASLEETKKLVAEAIQLIESIEAGATLSVKTAANSSIETASISSNQSRSLPEYHPYTLSEPTDHIPEERKVNGSAVQLETPEKGRDKFSFGHPPSLNQLGLEDNTDHSTNEADQTTGPNGHNNCKDDPCPSGSESNVQSSDEDLPPKSTVTVTKKWVHGRLVAVTTE
- the LOC116200993 gene encoding uncharacterized protein LOC116200993 isoform X2; translated protein: MKIAKAQPNFQSQLGILRAQASAHSNLFSSTLTFGSDRRLTSTWKSLNNHRRISSDIGRNRFVIKAVATLEAKRLALSENGHVYRQNSLGGTDSSPCATPVESSGEDSEELDEREKLRRRRISKANKGNTPWNKGRKHSAETLQRIRERTRLAMQNPKVKMKLVNMGHAQTKETRQKIGAGVRMGWQKRREKLMVQENCHYEWQNLIAEASRRGYTDERELQWDSYDILNEQLEQEWLESVEERKGMRNQKGNKRAPKSLEQRRKIAEAIAAKWADPAYRERVCSGLSKYHGVPVGTERKPRRKPSGSTDSTRRIPSKRKAADEIHAKRCDPQSQIQRMKLKRSKTPVYKDPLASSKLEMIKNIRAKRTAADTNRTEAIERARLLIADAEKAAKALEVAAVRSPIARASLEETKKLVAEAIQLIESIEAGATLSVKTAANSSIETASISSNQSRSLPEYHPYTLSEPTDHIPEERKVNGSAVQLETPEKGRDKFSFGHPPSLNQLGLEDNTDHSTNEADQTTGPNGHNNCKDDPCPSGSESNVQSSDEDLPPKSTVTVTKKWVHGRLVAVTTE